In a single window of the candidate division WOR-3 bacterium genome:
- a CDS encoding YggS family pyridoxal phosphate-dependent enzyme — MTISDNIRKLRVRIERAARRGHRTPDEITLVAVTKTIEVERIEEAIKCGVRIIGENRVQEAKKKFPLLGDKVEWHMIGHLQTNKVKDALKIFSLIHSLDSLKLAREIEKRAENPVACLIEVNTSEEASKFGIDPEQTLDFYASLQEFKKINIKGLMTIGPGWAIEDPEASRPCFKLLYQLREQLRDRFQKPFPILSMGMTSDFEVAIEEGATMIRVGTAIFGPRRY, encoded by the coding sequence ATGACGATAAGCGACAATATCAGAAAACTGAGGGTAAGAATAGAAAGGGCTGCCCGGCGTGGGCACAGAACCCCCGATGAGATAACGCTCGTCGCGGTCACCAAGACCATTGAAGTGGAACGAATTGAAGAAGCGATCAAATGCGGCGTCAGAATCATCGGTGAAAACCGGGTACAGGAGGCAAAAAAGAAATTCCCTCTTCTGGGTGATAAGGTAGAATGGCATATGATCGGACATCTTCAAACCAATAAAGTAAAGGACGCCCTGAAGATCTTTTCTCTTATTCACAGCCTCGACTCCCTGAAACTCGCCCGTGAAATTGAAAAACGAGCGGAAAATCCTGTAGCGTGCCTGATAGAAGTCAACACCTCTGAAGAGGCGTCGAAGTTCGGAATAGATCCCGAGCAAACCCTCGATTTTTACGCCTCCCTTCAGGAATTCAAAAAGATAAATATAAAAGGGCTTATGACAATCGGACCGGGATGGGCGATCGAAGACCCTGAGGCATCCCGTCCCTGTTTCAAATTATTATATCAACTCAGAGAACAACTCAGGGACAGATTCCAGAAACCTTTTCCCATACTCTCCATGGGGATGACTTCTGATTTTGAGGTGGCGATCGAAGAGGGAGCGACCATGATCCGTGTGGGGACGGCGATCTTCGGACCGAGAAGATATTGA
- a CDS encoding nucleoside kinase produces the protein MEPTYLSSIEDLNKLNLWRRYQSTLSFILFVAVKKLYPARRLRIEHSMSKGFYCLLDKKITIPQLKKIEKQMTGLINQNIPIKKIVYSRKEAVKLFKKTGMDDKVALYENIRKQNIAVYKLLDYYDSYITPPFESTGKVKAFQLKKFSPGFIMVFPTWQDLSKMPRYQAQPKLARIFNEYEEWAHILGISDIAHLNHIIKKGKGPEIIKITEALHEKKIVYIADRIMKKRKKIVLIAGPSSAGKTTFTKRLAIQLFVNGIRTAVISADDYFLPHSQTPKDEFGRLDFESIDAVDLPLLNRDLLKIIGGGTVEIPKFNFRTGRRNKGKKISLPRNGVILLEGIHCLNEKLTHKIPSSWKFKIYISALTHLNVDNHNRISTTDTRLLRRIVRDTHFRGYKIKEVLHHLGSIINGEEKNIYPYQEEADEMFNSALMYEPAVLKRFFMPIIKAVKKKDPEYEEAKRFIDLLNLFYELNEHDVPSNSILREFIGGSSFVY, from the coding sequence ATGGAGCCGACCTATCTCAGCAGCATCGAAGATTTAAATAAACTGAATCTCTGGCGGAGGTATCAATCGACCCTGTCGTTCATTCTTTTCGTCGCCGTAAAAAAATTGTATCCCGCCCGAAGACTGCGTATCGAACATTCAATGAGCAAAGGATTTTATTGTCTTCTGGATAAGAAAATCACCATCCCCCAATTGAAAAAAATAGAAAAACAGATGACTGGACTTATCAATCAAAACATTCCTATAAAAAAAATCGTCTATTCCAGAAAAGAGGCTGTTAAACTTTTCAAAAAAACAGGAATGGATGATAAAGTGGCACTCTATGAAAATATCCGTAAACAGAATATTGCTGTATATAAACTGCTCGATTATTATGACAGCTATATAACGCCGCCGTTTGAATCAACCGGCAAAGTGAAGGCCTTTCAGCTGAAAAAATTCTCACCGGGGTTCATCATGGTCTTCCCGACCTGGCAGGATCTATCAAAGATGCCGCGATATCAAGCGCAGCCGAAACTCGCCAGGATCTTCAATGAATACGAAGAATGGGCGCATATTCTGGGGATCAGCGACATCGCCCATCTGAATCATATAATAAAAAAGGGAAAAGGTCCTGAAATAATCAAAATAACCGAAGCCCTCCATGAAAAGAAGATCGTCTATATCGCCGACCGCATCATGAAGAAAAGGAAGAAGATAGTCCTCATTGCAGGACCGAGCAGCGCCGGTAAAACCACCTTCACCAAAAGGCTGGCGATCCAGCTGTTTGTCAATGGAATTAGAACCGCCGTCATCTCGGCTGATGATTATTTTCTGCCGCACAGCCAGACACCGAAGGACGAGTTCGGACGACTCGATTTTGAATCGATAGATGCCGTAGACTTACCGCTTTTGAATCGGGATCTGCTTAAAATCATCGGCGGCGGCACAGTGGAGATCCCGAAATTCAACTTCCGGACAGGCAGACGTAATAAAGGTAAGAAAATTTCCCTGCCGAGAAACGGAGTGATACTGCTGGAAGGAATTCACTGTCTGAACGAAAAACTCACCCATAAGATTCCTTCGTCCTGGAAATTTAAGATTTACATAAGCGCCCTGACCCATCTGAATGTCGATAATCACAACCGTATATCAACCACCGACACAAGATTACTAAGGAGGATTGTACGGGACACCCATTTTCGTGGTTATAAAATAAAAGAGGTGCTCCATCACCTGGGTTCCATAATCAACGGAGAAGAAAAAAATATCTATCCGTATCAGGAAGAAGCCGATGAAATGTTCAATTCCGCACTTATGTATGAACCGGCGGTACTCAAGAGATTCTTCATGCCGATCATTAAAGCGGTGAAAAAGAAAGACCCGGAATATGAAGAAGCGAAGAGATTCATCGATCTGTTGAACCTCTTTTATGAACTGAATGAACACGATGTCCCTTCCAATTCCATACTGCGGGAATTCATCGGCGGCAGTTCTTTTGTCTATTGA